Part of the Orcinus orca chromosome 5, mOrcOrc1.1, whole genome shotgun sequence genome, CCGcgcccaggcccagcggccggAGCTAGCGCCCCACCTGAGAGCCTCCTCGCTCCGGCGACGCGGGCACCGGGAGTGGAGCGTTGGTCGCAGCGGCCCGAGGAGAAGCGAGCGAGCGAGGCCCAGCGGTGGCCGGGGCAGGTGGTTGCGCTGCGAAGATGGTCGCCAAGCAGCGGATCCGTATGGCCAACGAGAAGCACAGCAAGAACATCACCCAGCGCGGCAACGTCGCCAAGACCTCGGTAAGGGAAAAGCGGGCGCCCCTGTTGGTTCCGCAGCCGGGTATGAGGCCCGGGCCCCGGGGCCGCGCCGAGCTCTCTTCCCCAGACCCGGGCGACTCAAGGGCCCGAGGTCGCGAGCCGGACGCTAAGTTGGGAGCTCAGGGAGGTGGGTGCCGGGGCCGGGCGGCTCGGGAACGCAGGGGAGACCAGTGAGGTGCAGGGACCCGGCGACCTGGCCCGGGGTGCAGGGTGAGAGCCCGGGGTCTGAGTGGTTTTTTTGCATTGGCGACCGTGCATTTTCCTTTTTGCAGAGAAATGCTCCCGAAGAGAAGGCGTCTGTAGGACCCTGGTTATTGGCtctcttcatttttgttgtttgtggTTCTGGTAAGTGCTTTGGGGGCGATCATCGGGTAGGGCGTTGGATGACGGGTTGGGGATGACGTGGTGATCCATCAGTGGTGAATCCTGCCCGCATAGTTCTCAATCCACCTGCCGGGAGCTcctcataattttgttttatctgaACCCAGTTACTTGTCCCACATATGCACAGAGGGTGGTGCTCTAGAAACTTCTCCCCGCTTGATTTGAGCTCACAGGAGAGCAGAAAAGGAGGTCAGGTCCTTAGTAATGATCGAGTTGACAAATATtagaccaaaacaaaaaacaaaaacacctcccAGAATgagaatttagaatattttgaaaCCTTTGCGAAAGTGAAGCTTATGAACAACATGTACATGCGGATGTTCGAACTTAATTTAACATGTTCCGAAATCTAATATCTTTATGTCAAAATTggatatattttataaagtaaagcTAGTGCAAAGAATTGGCTCATTGTAGAGGAACTTGTACCTGATTGGCAATTTAACGTGCGAGACAAATGTTTTtagtttaataaaagaaatgtttgacATATGGTAGGAAAAAATAGTTATCAGGGCAGACTGCTGTTAGAGTAGTAGACTCTTGCCCAAGGAGATGGATTACAGAATGCCTTCTTCTCTTCATCTTAATATGCAAGCTGTTAATATGGAAATACTTGTTTCTGTTTTACGTGTTCTGACATCTTAAAGTTACTGaggtttcttttaaacatttcactTTGCCTGTCTCCTAAACATACCAATTGGAAGCTTTCCTGATAAATGGCCAAGAGCCAAGCAATTTATGTAACCTAAAGATTATTGaatttcagccttgtgagaaTGAGGAACTGTGCGTATGTTACAGGCCAAGTACACCTAATGTTTAGGGTTAAACCAAAATAATTGTATGCTAGAAAAACCTTTTTGCTTTggtgctttaatttctttctaaaaatcacTGCTTATTTGGTAACTCTCTAGACATTTTGGCATAAAATTCAAGGAAGCTGAGGcataaaatattgtattattacGGTAGGCCTGTGTTCATATTACTATGAAGTTACATAGTACTTGCAAGTAATTGTAAGGGTATTCTTGGATTCTTGAACTACCTTAATGTTTGTCGGTTGTCAGGCCTGTTTTATTCCAAGCATGTTTTAATACTTGCTCTTTCTCTTTACAGCAATTTTCCAGATTATTCAAAGTATCAGGATGGGCATGTGAAGTGACTGACCTTAAGATGTTTCCATTCTCCTGTGAATTTTAACTTGAACTCATTCCTGATGTTTGATACCCTGGTTAAAAACAATTCAGTAAAGCATCCTGCCTCAGAATGACTTTTCATATCATCCTTCATGTGTCATTCCAAGGTTTCTTCACAAGTCATTCCAAGTTTTCTAGTCCATACCACAGTGCCTTGCAAAAGCACCACAtgaataaagcaataaaatttgTTAAGCTACAGTAGTGGACCCTACTTATTCAGTCAGTAaagagtaagttttttttttaatgtggttattAGAACAGTATACAATATAGGTAATTAGATTGAATCTGTGTAGACAGGGTCTAGATTTTGTTAGCCCTAATGTGTAAATGCAATtagcttaatttaaaatttggaatCCTACGGTTTTTATATAGCTAGGCACTTTATTACTATTTCTTGAAAGCACACTCCCATAGAGGGTCATGTAACCGTCCTGTAATAAGGTGCTTATAAATGGAACAACTACACGGTTAGCCTAGTTTCCCCGAAATCTTTAGcacctgaaaattttaaaaagcttctaaATGCCTAATATAAAGGGAGATGCTTATAGCCACAACgtctattttaacaatattatttctatTACACTACCTTGGATTTTGCATGAGTGAATATACTAACGTAAGAGGCCATAAGAAAACAACTTGGTTGAGCATTTTATAACTTAGTCACTTCGGTTTCACTATAAGCAGCCATGGTGGAGTAAAGTCAGGGAAGGTTTTTTATATCACCATTGATTTCACCAGAATTACTTTAATATATGAAAGGGGCCTATTATGCTCACAACACTTTAGGGAAAAATAGTACTAAAAATGGATGCCTCATCAGGACATACTGTTGAGTCCAGTGTGCCGTAGGACAGCATGTTAATAGCACTTTTAATACCAAAAAGGCACATCAACTGCAAATTAGTTTGGAAATGCTTTTTCttgatttatgattaaaattcTGTTAGGGTACTAGATACATCAGACTAAAGTGTCATGTGAAATTAAATGGATTTACTGATACGGATCAGTCTTCAGTCTTCCCTTTGTTGTATGATTTTACAGGTTATGATTGATCAAACTTTCTTTTTACTAATGGTAAGGGTGAGTGATAAGGCAGGTTTTGAGTTTTCTGGTACTGTTGAAAATTTCAAGTATTGGCTATTTAAATTCTTAGCCATAATGATGAAAAAAAGCCTGAGAGGTGTCTCTGTGGTAGTGAATTGGAAAGAAAGCTGCTTGTTTGCTATGTTAATTGCCTCAGGATACCTCTTGAAAATAAGCTGTTTTAAGAGGAACAGAAGGGAAATCTACCTAGTCTATATACAGTGTGAACCTCAGAGCTTCCCATACCCCTAAGTATGGGGAGAATAAAGGAGAGGCAAAGTGGTTAAGGACGTTTAGGAACTTGACTACAATAGGAAAGGAATCTGCTGACCTTAGGccagcaggtttttatctgcatTGTTACCTGCCTTTCTCACCCAGGAAATCAACCCCTGTACTTGTTTCCCTCTTGGAAACAAGTGTCTTGGTTAACTAATTCTATTTTGTTGtaacttaaaaaatgaaagttattGTTCTAAATTCATAGCAGGTGCCTTATTCTTTGCTTTGAGTCAAACTATTCCATATCAGAATTTCCCTTGGTTTCCTATAGATAACTGGCTTTAAGACattgagggtttttgttttgttttgtttttaatgtacaaTGTCTGTTAATTTGACTGTTAACTTGCCATAGTGAGCAATCATTTTACATATGTAAAGTTGCATTCCCTTTGTATATCGTGTCATTACCAATTGGGTGCATTTTTAAGGGTGGATTATGCATGTTTGGgtcaatgaaagctatgtcattttattaaccctttaaaaataaagatcccTGAATATTTGATGGCTTCTAAAAGGAAATGATTTTATAGAGTTCTTATCTGAGTATACTTTTTATACTTAATAGAAAATGATTTTAAGGAACGCCTGGTATGTTGTACTTGAGTTAAAAGAAATAGTACCCAGAGGCACAAATTTAAGGTTTTAACTGGGAATAGGtagcaagaaaaatatataaaagcacaATGAATTAAATACTTTCCCAACTGGGATTTACCCTCATCTCATTATCTGAGTCTGGTTCAAGGAaaagcacaattttttttcttttttttgatttccctttcccAGTTGAATTTTATATGTCATCTAATATTGAGCACAATGTGAGAATAAATACTTTATCGGGGTTGTCTACATTATCCAATTACTCTTTGTAATTTAGCTATAACGTTTCAAGGAGTTGTCAGTGATTTCATTGTATCTGTTGGGTTGTATATAATGTTGCTCAAAATGATTGAGTGAGCTTCCAAAATAAGTGAAGATTTTCATTGTAACAGAATGCATTGTAATAGGCTTTGATTTACATTAAAGAAATGTATATACTCAACTGCAAGGCCATGGCTATTGTCACTGAGGTTCCTGGAGTTTCGTTGGCACAAAGGACTACCATGTAGTGCTGGATCATATTCTTGGGAGGTTCAGCaacaaaattttattatgcttttagcatctgtaaaattTAGGACATCATCAGATTTTCCATTTAGAAATTGTTCTGAAGTTTGATTCACATTTACCTATGTATTAGTTTTTTTAACTTGTCATTTTAGATGCAAACCACAACTTTAAGAGGTAGGAGTTGGGTTCAATAACAAATTCTATGACACTCCCACAGAGAATCCTTTCCTGTCTAAACACAGTCCCACTCTAGCTGCTTGTACCACTTTATCTTCAAGTTAGAACAAAAATGGCCAAATCTGGAAAGAGTGCTAACGAGCAataaaatgctagaaatcaaGCTGAAGGGAAAAATTCAACTGTCTGGACTTAAATAATTCAAAGTAAATTCATATCAAAGAATCAAAGATAGAAATgccatagagggcttccctggtggtgcagtggttaagaatacacctgccaatgcagggtacacgggtttgagccctggccggggaaaatcccacatgctgcggagcagctaagcccatgtgccacaactactgagcctgtgagctacaactactgagcccacataccacaactactgaagcccatgtgcctagagcccatgctccgcagctatagaagccactgcaatgagaagcccgcgcactgcacccacccgaagagtggcccccactcgctgcaagtagagaaagccgcgcacagcaatgaagaac contains:
- the SERP1 gene encoding stress-associated endoplasmic reticulum protein 1, translated to MVAKQRIRMANEKHSKNITQRGNVAKTSRNAPEEKASVGPWLLALFIFVVCGSAIFQIIQSIRMGM